GAACTCGCCCTCGCAGCCGACCGACTGCTCGCCCGGGTGCCCGTGGTCGTTGTGGCCCAGGGCGGGCTTGACGACGACGCCGGGGCAGGTGTCGACGCCGGCGGCGTCGTCCTCGGGGTCGGTGACGGAGACGGAGTAGCCGACGGTGTCGCCGAACTCCGTGAAGCCGCCCTCCGGCGGGCCGGTGATCTCCACCGTCGGCCGGGTGTTGCCGGCGGCGATGTTGACCGTGGCCGTGGCGGTGCGCTCGGCCTCGTTGGTCACCGTGAGCAGCGCCTGGTAGGCCCCGGCGGTGCTGTAGGTGTACGTGGGGCTCGCCTCGGTGGAGTCGGTGTCACCGTCGCCGTCGAGGTCCCACGCGTAGGTGAGGACCGTGCCGCCGTTGGGGTCGAACGTCCCCGCCGAGCTGAACGTCACCGTCAGCGGCGTGGGGCCGCTGGTGACGTCCGCGGAGGCGATCACCACGGGGGCGCGGCTCGCGGCCAGGTAGTCGATCCGGTAGACCCCGGAGTCGGCGTTGTTGCCGCCGAAGCCCGAGCCCCAGTCGAGCATGTAGAGCGCACCGTCCGGGCCCCAGTCCCAGGCCATCGGCTTGATGATGAGCCCGCGGGGCAGGAACTCGGTCGCCTTGACGGGCTCGGAGCGGTCCTCGCTCAGCAGCACGTTGTACAGCTGGCCCGTGTTCCACTCGCCGAGCAGGGCCTTGTCCGCGAAGTACGCCGGCCACTTGCGGTCGGAGTCCAGCTCGGGGTCGTACACGTACGCCGGGCCCGCCATGGGCGCGCCGCCCGTGCCGATGCCCGGGTAGGTGGAGGTCGACTCGCGGCCGTACCAGATCTGCGCGGCGATGGCCGGGGGCAGCTGGGTGAGGCCGGTGTTGTTCGGGGAGTTGTTGACCGGGGCGGTGCAGCTGTACAGCCCGCTGCCGGTGTTCGTGGCGAAGTTCCAGTCCACGTACGGGGTGTTGCCGCCGTGGCAGTACGGCCAGCCGTAGTTGCCCGGCTGGGTGAGGACCTGCCACTCGACGCGGCCGTCGGGGCCGCGGGTCGGGCTGCTGGCACCGGCGTCGGGACCGTAGTCGGCGACCATGAGCTGGTCGGTCAGCGGGTCGATGCCGATGCGGAACGGGTTGCGGAACCCCATGCCGTAGATCTCGGGGCGGGTCAGGGCCGTGCCGGCGGCGAAGAGGTTGCCCTCGGGGACCGTGTACGTCCCGTCGGCCTGCGGGGTGATGCGCAGGACCTTGCCGGACAGGCTGTTGGTGTTGGCGGAGGTCCGCTGGGCGTCGAAGGCCGCGCGGCCCGCGCGCTCGTCGGTGGGCGCGTAGCCCTGCGACTCGAACGGGTTCGTGTTGTCGCCCGTGGCGATGTAGAGGTTGCCCTGGGTGTCGAACTCGAGCGCGCCGCCGGCGTGGCAGCACTGCTCGCGCTGGACCGGCACCTCGAGCACGACAGCCTCGGTCGCTGGGTCGATGCTGGTGGCGCCCATGGTGAAGCGCGAGACCTTGTCGACCGCGGAGCCCTCGGGCGACCAGTACAGGTACACCCAGCCGTTGGTCGTGAAGGCGGGGTCGAGGGCGATGCCGACGAGCCCGAACTCCTGGACCGTGGTCACGTCGAGGTCGAGGACCGTGCGCACGGAGCCGTTGGGCTCGATGAGGCGGACCTGGCCGTTGCGCTCGATGTAGAAGACGCGGCCGTCGTCGGCGACGTCGATCTCCATCGGGTTCGACGTGTTCTCGTCGAGGGCGACCTTCTCGAAGCTGTCGTCGGAGGTGGCGCTGCAGTCAGACGCGACGGCGCCGGCAGCGGTCTCGATGCCCCCGAGCAGGTGGCCGAGGAACTCCGGCTCCGCGTAGGACTCGTTGGTGTGGCCCAGCGCGGTGTACCAGCTGCGGCCCGCCTCGACGTCCTGGCACCAGGCGATCGGGTGGTCGGCGCCCATGGCGTTGCCGCCCGGGGAGTAGGTGGTCTCGTCCAGCGAGGCGAGGACGTGGACCTCGTCGCGGGGGTTGGTCCGGAAGCTGTACCACTCGTCGAAGCGGGACCACTCGGTCGGCAGGTCGTCGGTGGACGGGTGCGCCGGGTCCTCGACCACGACGGTCGCGGTCTGGTTCTGCGGGTGGCCGAGGAAGTAGGCGCCGACCAGGTCGCCGTAGAAGGACCAGTCGTACTCGGTGTCGGTCGCGGAGTGCACGCCGGCGTAGCCGCCGCCGGCCTCGACGTAGGCCTGGAACGCGGCCTCCTGGGCGGCGTCGAGCACGTCACCGGTGGTGGACAGCCAGACGACCGCCTCGTAGGGGGCGAGACCCTCGGTGGTGAAGACCGAGGCGTCCTCGGTCGCGGTGACGCTGAAGTCGTTCGCGGTGCCGAGCGCCTCGATCGCGGCGATGCCGGACTCGATCGAGCCGTGGCGGAACCCGGCCGTCTTGGAGAAGACGAGGACGTCGAAGCGTCCTTCGCCCACGGGCGGGGCCGCGAGCGCTGCCGCGCCGGCCGGCGCGGGGTGGGTGTGGCCGGGGTCGTCGGAGGGGTGGGCCGTGGCCGGGGCTGCCCCCAGCAGGCCGGCGCCGAGGGCGCCGACGGCCAGGGCTGCCGTGAGGGTCGACCCCGCGCGACGGCGCGGGGACAGGAGCGGGGGGGTACCCCGGGGTGGGAGCATCGATGGTCCGTTCTTCTCGTGGCCTGGTGCGTGGCACGTCCTGGGATGCCTGGGAGCGGCGTCGGACCGTCCGGGGTTGCCGCCCCGGGCGGTCCCCAGCAGGGGGCGTGCCCCCTGCTGCGGTGGTGCGCGGTCGCAGCCGTCCCGGGCCCCTCGGCACGTCGTCGTGCGGACCCGTCAGCGGTGACGAGGTGGCAGGGTTCGGCTGTCGCCCGAACATATGACCTGTGTCACGATAAAACAAGGAATCTGCGGAACTCGCTGTCCGCACGACCTACCGAGCGTGACCGCGCGGCAGAAGCCGTCCCGCGGGCACAGCTCCCCCGCCTCAGGCGGTCTCGACCAGCGCCTGCCGCAGGGCGGTCCACCCGAGCAGGGCGCACTTGACCCGGGCCGGGTAGCGGGCGACGCCGGCGAAGGCCGGGGCGTCCCCGAGCGCGTCGGCGAGGTCCGCCGGCAGCAAGTCGAGGGGGTCCACGGTCACGGTGCCGCGGGTGGTGACGATGTCGTGGAACGCGGCGTAGGCCAGCGCGGCGTCGGCGACGGAGCGACCGGTGAGCGCCTCGACCATGACCGAGGCGGAGGCCTGGCTGATCGAGCAGCCGGCGGCGTCGTAGGACACGTCGGCCAGCGGCCGGTCGCCGCCCTCCCCCGGCCCGAGCTGCAGGCGCAGGGTGACCTCGTCCCCGCAGACCGGGTTGACCTGGTGCACCTCGGTGTCGAACGGCTCGCGCAGCCCGGCCAGCCGGGGCCGGCGGGAGTGCTCGAGGATGGTCTCGCGGTACAGCTCCTGCAGGTCCATCAGCCGGTCCCGACGCTCAGGGTGGCGACGCCGAAGAAGCGCTGCGCCGCCGCGACCGCCTCGAGCAGGGCGTCGACGTCGGCCTCGGTGGAGTACACGTGCGTGCTCGCCCGGACCGTGGCCTGCACGCCCATCCGCCGGTGCAGCGGCCAGGCGCAGTGGTGCCCGACCCGGACGGCGACGCCGGCGTCGTCGAGCACCTGGCCGACGTCGTGGGCGTGGACCCCGTCGACGACGAACGCCACGGTGCCGCCGCGCTGGGCGAGGTCGGCCGCCCCGCTGCCGGACGGTCCGACGACCCGCACGCCGCGCAGGTCGGCGAGGCCGTCGAGGATGCGCGCGGTGAGCTGCTGCTCGTGGGCGGCGACGGCGTCCATCCCGACCGCGCTCAGGTAGTCGCAGGCCGCGGCCAGGCCGACCGCCTGGGAGACCATCGGCACCCCGGCCTCGAACTTCTGCGGCGCCGGGGCCCACGTGGAGCCCTCCATGGTCACCGTGGAGATCATCGAGCCGCCGGTGAGGAACGGGGGCATCGCGTCGAGCAGCTCGGCCCGCGCCCACATCACGCCGATGCCGGTCGGTCCCAGCATCTTGTGCCCGCTGAACACCGCGACGTCGACGCCGAGGGCCGGCAGGTCCACCGGCAGGTGGGGCACGGACTGGCAGGCGTCGAGGACGACGAGGGCCCCGACCGCGCGGGCCCGGGCGACGAGCTCGGTGACGGGGTTGACCGTGCCGAGCACGTTGGAGGTGTGGACGAACGCGAGCACGCGCGTGCGCTCGGTGAGCTCGACGCTGTCCAGGTCGAGGCGGCCGTCGTCGGTCACCCCGTACCAGCGCAGCGTCGCACCGGTGCGCCGGCAGAGCTCCTGCCACGGCACGAGGTTGGCGTGGTGCTCCATCTCGGTGACGACGACCTCGTCGCCCGGGCCCAGGGCCAGGTGCTCCGCGCCCGGCGTCGTGGCCGCGTTGCCCAGGGAGTAGGCGACGAGGTTGATGCCCTCCGTAGCGTTCTTGGTGAGGACGACCTCGTCCGCGCGGGCGCCGACGAAGGCCGCCACGGTGGCGCGGGCGCCCTCGTAGGCCTCCGTCGCCTCCTCGGCGAGCTGGTGGGCGCCCCGGTGCACGGCGGCGTTGCTCGTGGTGAGGAAGCGCCGCTCGGCGTCGAGGACCTGCAGCGGCCGCTGAGACGTGGCGCCGGAGTCCAGGTAGACCAGCCGCTTCCCGTCGCGCACCGTGCGGGACAGGACGGGGAAGTCGCCGACCAGGTCGGGACCGGGTGCTCTGCTCACCCGCCCGACTCTACGCCCATTACGTCCCGGGGCCCTGCCCTAAATGCGTGGAGGCGGTCGGCGCGGCGCTGGCAGGATCGGGGGCGTGCCAGCCACCCTCGTCGCCCGCGGCCTCGCGGCCGGCCACGCCGAGCGCACCCTGTTCTCCGGCCTCGACCTCGTCGTGGCCCCCGGGGACGTCGTCGGCCTGGTCGGTGCCAACGGCGCGGGCAAGTCGACCCTGCTCCGGGTGCTCGCCGGGGAGGCCGCCCCCGACGCCGGGTCGGTGACGCTGAACCCGCCCGGGGCCAGCGTCGGGCACCTGGCGCAGGAGCCCGAGCGCCGCCCGGGCGAGACGGTCGAGGGGTACCTCGCCCGTCGCACCGGCGTCGCGGCGGCGCAGGCCCGGATGGACGCCGCGGCCGACGCGCTCGGCGAGGGCGCCCCCGGCGCGGACGACGAGTACGCGACCGCCCTCGAGCAGTGGCTCGCCCTCGGTGCGGCCGACCTGGACGACCGGGCCGGCGCGGTGCTCGCGGAGGTCCGGCTCGACGTGGACCCCGGCACCGCCATGACCGCGCTGTCCGGCGGCCAGGCCGCGCGCGCCGGGCTGGCGGCGCTCCTGCTGTCGCGCTTCGACGTGGTCCTGCTCGACGAGCCGACCAACGACCTCGACCTGGACGGGCTGGACCGGCTCGAGCGCTTCGTCGCCGGGCTGCGCACCGGGGCGGTCCTGGTGAGCCACGACCGGGAGTTCCTCGCCCGCACCGTGACCCGGGTCGTCGAGCTGGACCTCGCCCAGCAGCAGGTCAACGTCTACGGCGGCGGGTACGAGTCCTACCTCGCCGAGCGCGAGGTGGCCCGGCGCCGGGCGCGCGAGGCCTACGACGAGTACGAGGACACTGTCGAGGGCCTGCAGGCGCGCTCGCGGATGCAGCGCGGCTGGGCCGACAAGGGCGTGCGGAACGCCCTGAAGAAGCGGCCGGACAACGACAAGATCCTCGCCAAGCGCCGCGCCGACTCCTCGGAGAAGCAGGCCGCCAAGGCGCGCCAGACCGACCGGATGATCGAGCGGCTGGAGGAGGTGGAGGAGCCGCGCAAGGAGTGGCAGCTCCAGTACTCCATCGCCGCGGCGCCCCGCGGCAGCAGCGTCGTCCTCACGGCCAACGGGGCCACCGTCGAGCGGGGCGGCTTCACCCTGGGACCCGTCGACCTGCACGTGGCGGCCGGGGACCGGGTGGCCGTCACCGGGCCCAACGGCAGCGGCAAGACCACGCTGCTCGACCTGCTCCTCGGCCGCCTCGACCCGACCGCCGGGACGGTGTCGCGCGGCTCGTCGGTCGAGGTGGGCGAGGTCGACCAGGTCCGCGCCGTGCTCACCGGCGAGGAGACGCTGCTGGAGGCGGTCCGCTCGCACCTGGAGGACACCGCCCCCGCCGAGGTGCGCACCCTGCTCGCCAAGTTCGGCCTCAGGGCGGCGCACGTCGACCGGCCCGTGGCCAGCCTGTCCCCCGGTGAGCGCACCCGCGCCGCGCTCGCGCTGCTGCAGGCCCGCGGCGTCAACCTGCTCGTCCTCGACGAGCCGACCAACCACCTCGACCTGCCCGCCATCGAGCAGCTGGAGCAGGCGCTGGACGCCTACACCGGCACGCTGCTGCTCGTCACCCACGACCGTCGGATGCTCGACGCGGTCCGGGTGGACCGGCGCTGGTCGGTGCTGGACGGCCGGGTCACCGAGAGCTGAGGGGCGCGCGGCTCAGCGGATGTCGGCGCTCTCGCCGTACAGGTGGAAGTGCCCGACGGACTCGCGGCGGCCGATCGCCCAGCGGCCGTGCTCGCGGACGTAGGTGTCGCGGTAGGCGCCGCCGCCGCGGACCCAGCTGCC
The Aquipuribacter hungaricus genome window above contains:
- the sufU gene encoding Fe-S cluster assembly sulfur transfer protein SufU, which translates into the protein MDLQELYRETILEHSRRPRLAGLREPFDTEVHQVNPVCGDEVTLRLQLGPGEGGDRPLADVSYDAAGCSISQASASVMVEALTGRSVADAALAYAAFHDIVTTRGTVTVDPLDLLPADLADALGDAPAFAGVARYPARVKCALLGWTALRQALVETA
- a CDS encoding SufS family cysteine desulfurase, with amino-acid sequence MSRAPGPDLVGDFPVLSRTVRDGKRLVYLDSGATSQRPLQVLDAERRFLTTSNAAVHRGAHQLAEEATEAYEGARATVAAFVGARADEVVLTKNATEGINLVAYSLGNAATTPGAEHLALGPGDEVVVTEMEHHANLVPWQELCRRTGATLRWYGVTDDGRLDLDSVELTERTRVLAFVHTSNVLGTVNPVTELVARARAVGALVVLDACQSVPHLPVDLPALGVDVAVFSGHKMLGPTGIGVMWARAELLDAMPPFLTGGSMISTVTMEGSTWAPAPQKFEAGVPMVSQAVGLAAACDYLSAVGMDAVAAHEQQLTARILDGLADLRGVRVVGPSGSGAADLAQRGGTVAFVVDGVHAHDVGQVLDDAGVAVRVGHHCAWPLHRRMGVQATVRASTHVYSTEADVDALLEAVAAAQRFFGVATLSVGTG
- a CDS encoding ABC-F family ATP-binding cassette domain-containing protein → MPATLVARGLAAGHAERTLFSGLDLVVAPGDVVGLVGANGAGKSTLLRVLAGEAAPDAGSVTLNPPGASVGHLAQEPERRPGETVEGYLARRTGVAAAQARMDAAADALGEGAPGADDEYATALEQWLALGAADLDDRAGAVLAEVRLDVDPGTAMTALSGGQAARAGLAALLLSRFDVVLLDEPTNDLDLDGLDRLERFVAGLRTGAVLVSHDREFLARTVTRVVELDLAQQQVNVYGGGYESYLAEREVARRRAREAYDEYEDTVEGLQARSRMQRGWADKGVRNALKKRPDNDKILAKRRADSSEKQAAKARQTDRMIERLEEVEEPRKEWQLQYSIAAAPRGSSVVLTANGATVERGGFTLGPVDLHVAAGDRVAVTGPNGSGKTTLLDLLLGRLDPTAGTVSRGSSVEVGEVDQVRAVLTGEETLLEAVRSHLEDTAPAEVRTLLAKFGLRAAHVDRPVASLSPGERTRAALALLQARGVNLLVLDEPTNHLDLPAIEQLEQALDAYTGTLLLVTHDRRMLDAVRVDRRWSVLDGRVTES